A stretch of Perognathus longimembris pacificus isolate PPM17 chromosome 1, ASM2315922v1, whole genome shotgun sequence DNA encodes these proteins:
- the Pmch gene encoding pro-MCH, producing the protein MSLSSYVLILIFSLFSQGILLSASKPIRNLEDDMVFNTFRMGKAFQKEDTAERSVASPSLEQYKNDESSFMNNEENKNSKNVGSKHSFVNHGLPLNLAIKPYLALKGSVAFPAENGVQNTDSTQEKREIGDEENSAKFPIGRRDFDMLRCMLGRVYRPCWQV; encoded by the exons ATGAGTCTCTCTTCCTATGTATTAAtactaattttttctttgttttctcaggGTATTTTACTTTCAGCCTCCAAGCCCATACGCAATTTAGAAGATGACATGGTATTTAATACATTTAGGATGGGAAAAGCCTTTCAAAAGGAAGATACTGCAGAGAGATCAGTTGCTTCTCCTTCTCTGGAACAATACAAAAATGATGAGAGTAGTTTCATGAacaatgaggaaaacaaaaattcaaag AACGTGGGCTCCAAACATAGTTTCGTAAACCATGGTCTGCCGCTCAATCTGGCTATAAAGCCTTATCTTGCACTAAAAGGATCTGTAGCTTTTCCAGCTGAAAATGGAGTGCAGAATACTGACTCCacacaagaaaagagagaaattggAGATGAAGAAAACTCAGCTAAGTTTCCTATAGGAAGGAGAGATTTTGACA tgCTCAGGTGTATGCTGGGAAGAGTCTACCGACCTTGTTGGCAAGTCTGA